The genomic stretch AAAGTCGGAATGGGCGAGGAAAGACTGAGACTGGAGGAGGAGGCGaccaggttgggggagggggggatgaGATGTGTATGGGAAGATCCAGGATGGCGGGAGGGTAGAGGAGAGGGAAAAGGCGTAAGGGGGAGGGTCGTCTTGCTCTGTGGACTTGCCTTGACCACCGTCCCCCgcaacccccccccccgccgcctccCCTAGCTTCACTGGACGGCCACCCTGGGGACCGGGTGAATCTCTCCTGCGTAGGGGTCTCGCAACCCACCCGCTGGGTCTGGGCACCTAGATTCCCGGCCTGCAAAGGCCTGTCCAAAGGACGCCGCGCGATCTTGTTGGCCTCACCGAGCGGGACCCCCACCGTGTCTCCCGTCCAGCCCTTTGCTGGCCGCCTACGTGCCCTGGACCTTGATATCCGGCGGCTGGAGTTGCTCCTGAGCGCGGGGGACTCGGGCACCTTTATCTGCAAGGGCCGCCAAGAGAACGAGAGCCGTACGGAGCTTCACGTGCTGGGGGACCGGGCCTATTGCAGAGCTCCGGGGCCTACCCACGGTAGGTCCAGGCCTTCACACAAAGAGGACCTAACTCAGACACACGCCCCCGTCAGGGAGGGAAGTTCCCTGGGGGGTTCCTGAGTGGGAGAGCTAGCTCTCCGTCCCCGCACCCTGACCTCGGCATCCACCGCTACCCCGCTTCCAACGTTCCCGCAGGGTCCGTGTATCCCCAGATTCTAATCCCGCTGCTGGGCGCTGGGCTGGTGCTGGGACTCGGAGTATTGGGCTGGGCCTGTTGGCTGCGCAGGTGAGCTCTAGGGGCGGGGCCTGGTTGAAAGGCTCTCGACCAGAGGCGGGAGGGGCAGGCCCAGAACTTTCCGCGGGCCAAAACTACATCGAGAGCCCTCGGGTGTGGTTCGGAGACGAATAGGGGAGGTCGGAACTTGGGGGCGAGGCCATGGGCTGGTGGGTGGAGCCCTAGCTAAGGAAGCCAAGCTAGAGGCCGAGCTGGCTCCAAGCGTGGGCGGAACTATCTGTGCGGGTGGAACCTGGGTTGTTTTGCTGGTCAGAGCCGGCCTGTTGCTGGGTTGTTGTTGGCGCGTCCTGGGGCCCAGAACAAGCGAGACATAATGTGGTTCTTAGACTCTTATCTATCCCTTCCAGGCGCTCGCCCCCTCACCCGCCTCGACCACCCCCCAGATTTGGTGAGACTAACTCCACCCCATTTACCTTCCCTGCACATTCCCCACCCAGTTCCTGAGTCTGAGCCCTTGCTGGGAGCAGACACGTTGGTCACCTTCTCTCAATTCTTCAGCTCTGTCCCCCCCACATAGTTCCACTCGTGAAAGCGGAGCCCCAGAGGCCAGTAGAGAAGGAAGAGCACAAGATTGCAGGGGACCTGGACCAGGAGCCGGTAAAGGCTTGGGTGGGGGGCGGTCTGGCCAGAATCCGTGAGTAAAGTGGACCAAGAAAGACAGAGGCTTGGATCCCCAAGGGAGTCAGACCTCTGAGACCCTCCtaccttcctccccacctttCAGAGCCTGCTCTACGCAGACCTGGATCATATGGCCCTCAGAAGATCCTGCCGACTGTCCCCAGTGGTCCCTGCTGATGCTTCCACCACCTATGCGGTTGTAGTTCGAAAGGAAGCCCTTACTACCTAACAAGCTGGGGACTCCCAGCTCTCCATAACACCCCTCCCCTTCTTGGCCCTTCACCTGGAAAAGGAAGGCACCGTGGGATAGAAATGAGCACTAGACTGGGAGTCAGGAGACGGAGGATCCAGGCTATCTCTGCTGCTGATCTTGGTCCTTCCTTATCCCCATCTCTCACACAGCTTTCAGGTCTCCTTCACCACTGATGTCCTTAAACCTGATCAAGCCCTGTCTCCCTATCTTAAGACATCAACAACCCCTAGATTTTTGCCGtatctcttcccttctctccacagtcAAGCTCTTTGAACCAAGGGCCTACACCTgtctcttccatttttctcttcacTCCACTCCCACTGCTCACGTGCTCTCCGTGAGCTTGCCAGTGATGTCCTAATAACCATACCCACTAGACATCTATTAGCATTCATCTGGCTTGGCCTTTGATCGCTCTTATTTAAGCTGTTTTTCTTTAATGCTGTTGTCTTCCTTCTGGACTCCTCCTCCTTGCTCCCTGCCCCTACAGTATTCTCCACCATTCcaggtttgtctttttctttatctGCCTTCTCCCTCTCCTGGGATGCTGTCATCCACAGCCAGTCCTCAGCCTTTTTTCTGTGCAACATCCAGAACTCTCTCCAGTTCAGATCTCTGATATGAGATTTCCAAACTGTCCCTCAGACATCCCTGCCTGGCTGGCCCTAGGCATTCTGCACACAGCAGGTCCAAAACCCAACTCACTGTCATCTCCCAAGCCACTTACTTAATCTTTCCTCCTCTGCATTCTCTCTTGATCAACCCCATTGCCCAAGCCAGAAATGGAGAGTCATGTAGACCTCCTTCCTCTGACTCCCACACGATAAACCAAGTCCTGTCTTTCTATTTTAATGTCACTGTCAAATCCACACCCTTTTCACACCCAGCACTGCCACCTGAATGTACTCTTTACTTCCTCCCTGGATTACCCATAGCCCCACCTCATCCTCCTGCCCTTGTTCTCCTCCCTGAAGCTAGAGGTATTCTCCCCAAATGCTAACCTGCTCCTGACAGCCTATATTTCAGCAGTATTTCAGCTCTGGGCCCATGGGCCTCAGCTTTGGGTTCAAGGTGCTACAGTACTCTACTTACTCTCCAGGCTTCTCTCTGTCACTCAATGCCTAGAACAGGACAGCCTTAGAGAAAttctccccagcccccaaatGTGCCTTTGCCCAGTGCAATTCCTTCTTCCTGGATTAGCCTTTGCCTCCTCCCCACTATCTGCCTGGCTAATTCTTATTTATCCTCAggactcagttcaagtgtagccttTTCTGGGAAGCTATTTCTGACCCACTTTGCCCACCCCTGCATACACTCTGATGCCCTAGGGAGCCCCCTTATTTCTCTCATAGCAACAGCCTCCTGTGAATTGTTCCATTACAAcctgtatttcaatttttaagaaattttcatGTACTGTGAGTCCCCTGATATCAGGAGACTGACCCTTTTTATATCACTGCTAAGCCTCAGTAAATGAGTGAAAATGAATATCCCTGGAAATGTCATTTCCTCCTATCCACTAGGGATGGGCTGTTGATCTCCCAGTCTCTGAATCATCTGACATTTAGATAAATTCAGTGAGTGATTCACCCATATTTTTTCTCTGCCCTGTACATGCTCCCCATCATAGAAATTCTGTCCTGTCCATCTTGTGCCCAAGCAGCTATGACAGGGCTGGACAATGAGTCAGTGAGCACTGAATAGGGTTTGATGAATGAAGGAGGCCTCCTTCCCAGCACTGACCCCAACCTCAGGTTTCAGCCCTGCCCTTGACCCTCTGCCCCATAAGACACCAGTCGCAGCCCAGTCGCAGCCCATTCTAAAAGGTCAGTTCTATTTTATTAGTTCTTGGGGAGAGGACTCACCCTGTGACCTCCATCCTTCTTCTCACTCTATGCCCTCCCCCTACCTTGGGGCCATCTCCCCACTACTACCTATTCACTGTCCTCTATCTAACCTTCCTTCCCCTTCTACTCCTATGCCACCCTGCCCCTGGTCAGCCAGGACCCCAAGGCCAGGCTCTCAGCTGTGGGGGCGTGTGCTGagcaccaggcagagggagctgaGCCCAGCGCCTGCCTTCTCCAGTTCCGAGCAGGACACAGGTACCAGGGTGACGTCAGAGAGCTTCTGCAGTGCCTGCAGGGAGGACAGTGTGTGGGGAGAAGAGAGTAAGACCCCAAGGCCCACAGCCAGGGCCCCATTTCAGCCAGCTAGAGTGGCCCCACCCTGGCTTCTAGAAAAGGTACCCCTTCTTCCTCCCACTAGGGAGGTCTGAGCCCCATTTCTCTGGTTGTTGGTGGCGGTGGAGCTCCTGCCTTCTCTCACCTCCTGGCTGTTGGGCAGGTCCCCGCCTCCACGGTGCAGGAGGAAAGGGGGCATACCAGGCAGCCCAGGACGCAGAAAGAGACAGTCAGCCGCTGCATCATCTGGGAGGGTCAGGGAGGCATAGGGGTGATCCGTCAACACTGCCATtgcctgggggagaggagggaggaagcatGCAAGGCTCAGAGCCTCTCCACAACTGAGTCCGGCTGCCCTACCACCGCTAAGGGCTGGGGACAGAGTTACATTATTGTGGAATAATAATGACAGCAATCacatagcacttactatgtgtcaggcactaagCGCTTTAATTAACTTGTCTAATTTCCACCTCGGACTCACACGCAGTTCTTTCCACCTGCTACCCACTCCTCGCCTACTTCAGACCCCACGGGTCGGTCCTATCCATCCTTCAAGACACAGCTTGGGTGCCCTTTAGGGAGTTTCTTGAAACTCGGGAAAACGATGTTAATTGCCCCTGTTCCTCGGTGTTCCAGCTGTCTGTCCCGTTTATAGTAACTTCTTGTTTTCACACGTGTTTTCACATAGATGGACAGCTCCATGAGGGTAGGGGTTGGAGTTAATTAATTCTCAGAGCCTCCCAACTCCCCGCCTGCCAGGCCCGGAGCCACGCCCACTTTTGTTGGCCGCGCCCCAacctgccccaccccagccccgccccttctcacCCTGACAGCTTTTTGGGCAGCCTCGCTGCTACCCGCCACCACAGTGCGGGGTCCCCCCATGCCGCAGAGGCCACGCAGGTGGGAGGGGCTCGAGACCGGCACCGTGGAGACGGCAAAGTCCTAAAGGGTACAAGGGAAAGTATTCAGGGACGCGGGAAAGGTGAGAGGATACCTTCAAACAGGCTGCTCTCAGCCTCTTCCTCCTCAGCACGGCCCGCCCCGCGCCCCCGCCCAGTCCCTCAGACCCCCATCCGCTCCCTGCTCCCCCCACACAAGGCTAGTCCTGCTCCTCACCCGGAACGTGTCCGCCACGATCTCAGCTCCTCGGTGATTAGTCCACTTGGAGAGGCCTACGAAAAACTCCCGGCCTGAGCCCAGGGAGGCCGTCGAGGTATGAAGCGGGAGTGGGTTGGAAACAAGGCCCGAGATGGCCCAGTCTCCCAAAGTTTGCTTCCCTGTGCCAAGCCCCAGGGTGCAGGCACCCCAGCCTCACCGGTGAAGAGAACATCAGTGCCATCCAGCGTCGCGTTCTCGTCCCCCATCTCCACAATTCGGAGCCCCAGGTCCTGGAGGGCTTTGCGGACGCCATCGACCTTAGGGCAGGAGAAGAGGGCGCGAAGCGGAGACATTCCCACCCCCATTCTTCCCTTAAGCCCCAGACGTCCAGAtcctcccttccccctacccGACCCGTGCCCAGGCGCTCACCTCCGGCCTGCGGGCGGGGCTCCAGGGCCGCGTGATTAGGGCCGTATCCCCTTGGATCACAGCGGTGTCACCAAGCAGCGGTCCCAGCGGCAGCGACTCTTCAGGAGGCAGTTCTAATAGCTGCAGCCCCAATCGCTGCCTCAGTTTACCCCCCAGCACCCCATGCTCCCTCTGAGCTTTGGCTAGGTCCAGAGCCGGGAGGCCAGCCCCCACACCCTCCCCCGACGCCAGGCTCTCCGGGACCCCCCGGATCAGGGCATGGGAACAGCGGCCCAGCCCCTCTCCTGGCGTCCCCATCCCATCCACACAGACGCCCCCTCCGGCTGCGCTGATTTCTTAGTTGTCTTTTTTTAACTTCACCTGTCTGGGAGAAGAAACAGAACGGGggtaggcagagagagagacatgcaGAGAAGGGCATAGGGGGATGGTTAAAAGCGCCCGGGTCTTCCTCCTGCCATCTTCGGGCGCCCCTCCCACTCCGCCCCACCCGCCTCCAGACCTTCCTCTCCTGCCGACCCCACTCCACCCCGCATCCTCGCGGGTCTGCTGCTTTAGGAGAAGTCCGAGGAACGAGATCGGGATCCCTAGTCTCCAAAACACCTGTTGCCCCTGCTCGGGGGCTTCGAGAGGTCCCTGCCGGGCGCCCCTCTTGGCAGCCGCTAGGATGCGCTCACTCGCAAAAAATGCAGCGGCCCCGCCCCCTTAACCCTCTGCTGCTCGCTGCCTTAGGGACCCGAAGTGCGGCGAGGAACCCACAGGGTTATGGGACAGGAGGAGACAGCTGGGGAGAGAGTCAGGACCTGGGGGATGAAAGCCCTGGGTGTCCGAACGAGAACGGGAGCGAGGGACAAGGAGGGAGGAATTAGAGCCTAAGGAGTTAAACATCCTCTCCACCCTGGCCGGTCAATCCGTTCCTAGCGCGACCCAGTGTAAACCAGACTGAGTCCCGGAGGACTGGGAGAGGTCTAAAACGAAATCCGAGGGGCGGGGAAACGGGGGGGGGCGTGGTTCTGGGGAGCAGGCACCGCTCCGGGCGCCAGGACCGGGTCCCCCAGTCTCCCGATCCATCTTCCCCAAAGTCCACCCCGACTCAGCTCCGCACCCAAATGTCGACCCTCCGCACTGTCCGGCGCAGACACGGGCCCAGCACCCCCAAACTCCCCCCCCCACACGGTCCGAGGAGCACCTCCCACCAGACTCACCTCCTGCGGCCACCCCCACTCTTGCAGCTCTGTGCTCTTGGCTGGGGCCCCACCCCCCTGAGGACAGAGTTGGTGAAGAAGAGAGTCGTAGTCTTCAAGCCTCGGGGATTGGAGCTTTGGCTTTGAGGGGTCCCCGGGTAGGCGCGCTCAAGTACTACAGTGGGTCGGGGGCGCGACGGTCTGGCGGCTCCGGGGCATTGTCTAAGCGGGACGGGGCGGGGCGCCTCGATGCCACGCCCATTCCGCCCTGCTTTGCCGCGCCCACTCCACCCCGACTGTGCCCCCCTTCTCGAAATTCGGCCCCGCCCCACGAGCTCTGCCCAGACCCACCCAGATCTGGTTGGCTCTGGCGGCTGGGCTGCGAGTGCGACATGGAGCACAAAACAGCGCTATGGTGGACCCGCACTAAAAATG from Mesoplodon densirostris isolate mMesDen1 chromosome 10, mMesDen1 primary haplotype, whole genome shotgun sequence encodes the following:
- the MPIG6B gene encoding megakaryocyte and platelet inhibitory receptor G6b codes for the protein MALVLQLLPLLLSRAQGNLGASLDGHPGDRVNLSCVGVSQPTRWVWAPRFPACKGLSKGRRAILLASPSGTPTVSPVQPFAGRLRALDLDIRRLELLLSAGDSGTFICKGRQENESRTELHVLGDRAYCRAPGPTHGSVYPQILIPLLGAGLVLGLGVLGWACWLRRRSPPHPPRPPPRFALSPPHSSTRESGAPEASREGRAQDCRGPGPGAEPALRRPGSYGPQKILPTVPSGPC
- the DDAH2 gene encoding N(G),N(G)-dimethylarginine dimethylaminohydrolase 2 isoform X1; the encoded protein is MGTPGEGLGRCSHALIRGVPESLASGEGVGAGLPALDLAKAQREHGVLGGKLRQRLGLQLLELPPEESLPLGPLLGDTAVIQGDTALITRPWSPARRPEVDGVRKALQDLGLRIVEMGDENATLDGTDVLFTGREFFVGLSKWTNHRGAEIVADTFRDFAVSTVPVSSPSHLRGLCGMGGPRTVVAGSSEAAQKAVRAMAVLTDHPYASLTLPDDAAADCLFLRPGLPGMPPFLLHRGGGDLPNSQEALQKLSDVTLVPVSCSELEKAGAGLSSLCLVLSTRPHS
- the DDAH2 gene encoding N(G),N(G)-dimethylarginine dimethylaminohydrolase 2 isoform X2, producing the protein MGTPGEGLGRCSHALIRGVPESLASGEGVGAGLPALDLAKAQREHGVLGGKLRQRLGLQLLELPPEESLPLGPLLGDTAVIQGDTALITRPWSPARRPEVDGVRKALQDLGLRIVEMGDENATLDGTDVLFTGREFFVGLSKWTNHRGAEIVADTFRDFAVSTVPVSSPSHLRGLCGMGGPRTVVAGSSEAAQKAVRAMAVLTDHPYASLTLPDDAAADCLFLRPGLPGTAEAL